One genomic window of Roseobacter ponti includes the following:
- a CDS encoding phospholipase D-like domain-containing protein translates to MAPTSHESDAPWQVSRSLFPAETEQERAFAWRRALRSSCTGRAELIADTPPAESAAAPSDRPVQVANRILQLIAGARRDITIMTARLIPSPTVTDALKTAVERGVTVTILTNSVRSNNHLAGHSAYREHIRALMSSGVSLHELRADAPSRKRYITAPVEDKRLALHAKYLIIDTDTVMIGSANIDPRSLRLNTEVGLIVRDRRVNRAIRDLTAPDLGTSNAWRLELTADNMLIWVGDDVVLNAEPAASFMQRIEDWFFALLPRDGEL, encoded by the coding sequence GTGGCCCCCACATCCCATGAAAGCGACGCTCCGTGGCAGGTTTCGCGCTCCCTTTTCCCTGCTGAGACAGAGCAGGAGCGAGCTTTCGCATGGCGACGCGCTCTGCGCAGCTCCTGTACCGGGCGGGCAGAGCTTATCGCAGATACACCGCCCGCTGAGAGTGCGGCGGCACCGTCGGACCGGCCCGTTCAGGTGGCAAACCGCATCCTGCAGCTTATTGCAGGCGCACGGCGCGACATCACTATCATGACGGCCCGTCTGATCCCGTCCCCGACGGTCACGGATGCACTGAAAACTGCGGTTGAGCGCGGCGTGACAGTGACGATCCTGACAAATTCTGTCCGGTCCAACAATCATCTCGCGGGTCACAGTGCGTATCGCGAGCACATCCGTGCACTGATGTCCTCAGGTGTCAGCCTGCATGAACTGCGCGCCGACGCCCCGAGCCGTAAACGCTATATCACCGCGCCGGTGGAAGACAAACGGCTGGCGCTGCACGCGAAATATCTGATCATCGACACCGATACCGTCATGATCGGGAGCGCCAACATCGACCCCAGGTCGCTGCGTCTCAATACCGAGGTGGGGCTGATTGTGCGGGACCGCCGCGTGAACAGGGCGATCAGAGATCTCACCGCGCCGGATCTCGGCACATCCAACGCCTGGCGACTCGAACTGACAGCGGACAACATGCTGATATGGGTCGGCGACGATGTGGTGCTGAACGCGGAGCCGGCCGCGTCCTTTATGCAGCGCATCGAAGACTGGTTTTTTGCCCTTCTGCCCCGCGACGGCGAGCTTTAA
- a CDS encoding tetratricopeptide repeat protein — MSGDPDQQFLSDGIAEDIITGLSRFRTLFVTGRNSSFRFRQPDLTEQEIASRPGVQYLVEGSVRRAGNRIRVSVQLIAADTGKHIWADRYDRDFEDLCAVQDEVTRSIIAVLPGRVQHDVADRLSRKPTACMKACELLLKGKALRDGLNAADNASARTYFAKALQLDPDYARVYMYLADTYVVDLWLGLADPDAPAHALEIARKGAAPDNRDVNIQDQPGYAYLCAGQWDQADAQFSKTLPMIVNEADSMAWCGYGFLLLGQHARAGKIVAEAMRLDPLHPPAPDRIMGQLRFFSGDYDAALGHLIGEARLNSLADAFLTAACAHARPRKEAKDALRAFITHRRQELAGRGIAAVDETFATMASGFGTMWRRRSDWQMPASGLRKAGMTD; from the coding sequence ATGAGTGGGGATCCCGACCAGCAGTTTTTAAGCGACGGGATCGCCGAGGATATCATCACCGGCCTTTCCCGGTTCAGGACGCTGTTTGTGACGGGGCGCAATTCTTCGTTCCGGTTCCGGCAGCCGGATCTGACCGAGCAGGAGATCGCCTCGCGGCCAGGCGTGCAGTATCTGGTTGAAGGCAGCGTGCGCCGCGCCGGGAACAGAATTCGGGTCTCCGTACAGCTCATCGCGGCAGACACCGGCAAACATATCTGGGCCGATCGCTATGACCGCGATTTCGAGGACCTCTGTGCCGTTCAGGACGAAGTGACCCGGAGCATCATCGCGGTGCTGCCGGGACGCGTGCAGCACGACGTGGCCGACAGGCTCAGCCGGAAACCGACCGCGTGCATGAAGGCCTGTGAACTGCTGCTGAAAGGCAAAGCCCTGCGCGACGGGCTGAATGCCGCAGACAATGCCTCTGCGCGGACGTATTTTGCAAAAGCACTGCAGCTCGATCCGGATTATGCGCGCGTTTACATGTACCTGGCCGATACATACGTTGTCGATCTGTGGCTGGGTCTGGCGGACCCGGATGCGCCCGCACATGCGCTGGAGATTGCGCGGAAGGGGGCAGCGCCGGACAACAGGGATGTCAATATTCAGGATCAGCCCGGCTATGCTTACCTCTGCGCCGGTCAGTGGGATCAGGCGGATGCACAGTTCAGCAAAACTCTCCCGATGATCGTGAATGAGGCGGACTCCATGGCCTGGTGCGGTTACGGGTTTCTGTTGCTCGGTCAGCACGCCCGGGCCGGAAAGATCGTTGCTGAAGCGATGCGGCTTGATCCGCTGCACCCGCCGGCACCGGACCGGATCATGGGGCAGCTCCGGTTTTTCAGCGGCGATTATGACGCCGCCCTCGGTCATTTGATCGGGGAGGCGCGCCTGAACTCGCTGGCCGACGCGTTTCTGACCGCGGCCTGTGCACATGCCCGGCCCAGAAAAGAGGCAAAAGACGCTCTGCGTGCTTTCATCACTCATCGCCGCCAGGAACTTGCAGGCCGCGGGATAGCCGCCGTGGATGAGACTTTTGCAACGATGGCCTCAGGCTTCGGTACGATGTGGCGGCGCAGGTCTGACTGGCAGATGCCTGCGTCGGGGCTGCGTAAAGCCGGAATGACGGATTGA
- a CDS encoding metallophosphoesterase family protein, translated as MTAIRTALIAALLFLFSIVPALADGLRVAVISDLNGSYGSVVYNPRVSAAVERIIALEPDLVLLTGDMVAGQRRPHLSEAEVRAMWRAFHGVVSVPLARAGIPLAVTPGNHDASGYSGFEQERRIYADEWRNRVPEVQFVPGGAYPFHYAFNMAGVQFISLDATVVGSLDPAQRAWLGALGTDDISARIVFSHLPLWPFAQGRETQIIGDAAVARFFQDQQIDLHLSGHHHAFYPGSEGGVAYVSQACLGSGPRALIGESAKSSPGFTLIDISATGNIQVSAFEGRAFDAPVDFTTLPRRISSPDAVLTRLDLAPTQKVSVSGR; from the coding sequence GTGACGGCAATTAGAACTGCTCTTATCGCCGCACTGCTGTTTCTGTTCAGTATTGTCCCGGCTCTGGCCGACGGGCTTCGTGTCGCGGTCATCTCGGATCTGAACGGATCTTACGGGTCCGTGGTATATAACCCCCGTGTCAGCGCGGCAGTTGAGCGGATCATTGCGCTTGAGCCCGATCTCGTACTGTTGACCGGTGATATGGTGGCAGGGCAGCGCCGGCCGCATCTGAGTGAGGCAGAGGTTCGCGCGATGTGGCGCGCGTTTCACGGAGTCGTCAGCGTCCCGCTGGCACGTGCGGGCATTCCTCTTGCCGTAACGCCGGGCAATCACGATGCATCAGGATATTCCGGGTTTGAGCAGGAACGCCGCATCTATGCAGACGAGTGGCGGAACCGGGTTCCTGAGGTTCAGTTTGTGCCCGGCGGCGCGTATCCGTTTCACTATGCCTTCAACATGGCCGGTGTGCAGTTCATATCGCTGGACGCAACGGTGGTCGGAAGTCTTGACCCTGCGCAGCGGGCATGGCTCGGCGCGCTCGGGACAGACGATATCTCAGCCCGCATTGTCTTCAGCCATCTGCCGCTGTGGCCCTTTGCACAGGGTCGGGAAACGCAGATTATCGGCGATGCTGCCGTGGCGCGGTTTTTTCAGGACCAGCAGATTGATCTGCATCTGTCAGGGCACCATCACGCATTCTACCCGGGATCAGAAGGCGGGGTCGCCTATGTCTCGCAGGCCTGCCTCGGTTCAGGGCCGCGCGCGCTGATCGGAGAAAGCGCAAAGTCATCGCCGGGATTCACGCTGATCGACATCTCCGCAACGGGAAACATCCAGGTGTCAGCATTCGAGGGCCGTGCGTTTGACGCGCCGGTCGATTTCACGACGCTGCCGCGCCGGATCAGCTCGCCCGACGCGGTGCTGACACGGCTTGACCTCGCGCCGACCCAAAAGGTGAGTGTGTCCGGAAGGTAA
- a CDS encoding nuclear transport factor 2 family protein has protein sequence MPKGGYYHEPALVVGTPSAAGHPEESRIITLVSSIPLAVDRAAYDLAEAAFVPQVVIKYTSLRDGAPATMKPAALMEAWGGIIPGFDATWYELGDVTVTIDGDTATASAFVDSRHWIGDRLWRPVGTYIRDLTMIGSGWRVTRMEFDMTGETGDRAPAAEAMERAR, from the coding sequence ATGCCCAAAGGCGGCTACTATCACGAGCCCGCCCTCGTTGTCGGTACCCCGTCCGCGGCGGGCCACCCGGAAGAGTCGAGGATCATCACGCTCGTCTCATCAATCCCGCTTGCTGTTGACCGCGCAGCCTATGATCTGGCTGAGGCGGCCTTCGTGCCGCAGGTCGTGATCAAATACACATCTCTCCGGGACGGTGCGCCGGCGACTATGAAACCGGCGGCGCTGATGGAGGCCTGGGGTGGCATCATTCCGGGATTTGATGCGACATGGTATGAGCTGGGCGACGTTACTGTCACCATCGACGGCGACACCGCCACTGCAAGTGCCTTTGTGGATAGTCGCCACTGGATCGGAGACAGGCTGTGGCGGCCTGTCGGCACCTATATCCGGGATCTTACGATGATCGGATCGGGCTGGCGCGTCACTCGTATGGAGTTCGATATGACAGGCGAAACCGGGGACCGTGCTCCTGCCGCCGAGGCCATGGAACGCGCCAGATAA
- a CDS encoding outer membrane protein yields the protein MTPKTLTAALCTSGMLTMTPAITHAEDAWQFSGTFYLWGAETSTTITTPAGSIGATLSFSDALENLDFAFMGSVEARYDRWSLITDIATTTLAFSQTTPGTNFSGLDADIRTTVLNAYALYRTYEDSGMSLDLGAGLRWFETDTTLTLLPGALAGRSAQVDNSWTDPVVAARFSYQLSDQWTVVSFLDYGGFRSNSTSWQALITAQYAITDSWSLVGGYRYLDIDHDTGTQNFSFSQSGPVFGATYRF from the coding sequence ATGACACCCAAGACCCTGACAGCAGCCCTGTGCACCTCAGGCATGCTTACCATGACACCCGCTATAACCCATGCTGAGGATGCCTGGCAGTTCTCAGGAACGTTCTATCTCTGGGGCGCCGAAACAAGCACGACGATTACCACGCCGGCAGGCTCAATCGGCGCTACGCTGAGTTTCAGTGATGCCCTGGAAAATCTCGACTTTGCTTTCATGGGATCTGTGGAAGCACGCTATGATCGCTGGAGCCTGATCACTGATATTGCCACCACAACCCTTGCGTTTTCGCAAACCACGCCCGGCACTAATTTCAGCGGCCTTGATGCAGATATCCGGACCACAGTTTTGAACGCTTATGCGCTGTATCGCACCTATGAAGATTCAGGAATGTCTCTTGATCTCGGCGCCGGCCTCCGGTGGTTTGAAACAGATACCACCCTTACCCTGCTGCCCGGTGCTCTTGCGGGGCGCTCAGCACAGGTCGACAACAGCTGGACTGATCCGGTCGTTGCGGCCCGGTTTTCTTACCAGCTGTCAGACCAGTGGACCGTTGTCTCGTTCCTCGATTATGGCGGTTTTCGAAGCAACAGCACTTCATGGCAGGCGCTGATCACTGCGCAATACGCGATTACCGACAGCTGGAGTCTTGTCGGCGGATACCGCTATCTCGACATCGATCACGACACCGGCACGCAGAATTTCAGCTTTTCACAATCCGGACCTGTCTTCGGCGCGACGTACCGCTTCTGA
- a CDS encoding BamA/TamA family outer membrane protein: MKINLPAPVAKSAGTGARTTTALLAGFLVLVSPSASQAQNKPFDQPADVMSSTQREGVGFRSGSFIVAPVPFDNPSLGTGLALGGAYLFKNDRLSDASTLAFGGFRSSNGSEGYGFGLNLSWDDDRWLAKLVVADADLNFDLYPFGTPVPVSQTISGVSFELAYSPVKNYRFGGTVAYGEYRLNPGAGAILSSVSTADASLDIARVSGFGEYDTRDDTIYPTTGSKITGTITRGMFIDLGRDAYTKAIVSGTRYWSWGSASVVAARAVACQTSDGAPFFDSCSLGTTDNFRGYVSTEFLDDALISFQAEYRGRLTGRIGLVGFAGAGSVGDDLGDAAGGDFRAAAGVGLRIRLSKTFPLDYAIDLATNERGEQLLYISVGQRF, encoded by the coding sequence ATGAAAATAAATCTGCCGGCGCCTGTAGCAAAGTCCGCTGGTACGGGCGCGCGCACAACAACCGCCCTGCTCGCCGGCTTCCTTGTACTCGTCTCACCTTCGGCCTCACAGGCGCAGAACAAGCCTTTCGATCAGCCCGCAGATGTCATGAGCAGCACGCAACGCGAAGGCGTGGGTTTCCGGTCAGGCTCATTCATCGTCGCTCCCGTGCCCTTCGATAACCCGTCGCTGGGAACCGGCCTGGCCCTCGGCGGTGCCTATCTTTTCAAAAATGACCGCTTATCAGATGCCTCCACCCTGGCCTTCGGTGGGTTCCGGTCCTCCAACGGCAGTGAGGGATATGGCTTCGGGCTGAATCTGTCCTGGGACGATGACCGCTGGCTGGCGAAACTCGTGGTGGCGGACGCCGATCTGAACTTTGATCTCTACCCCTTCGGAACCCCGGTGCCGGTCAGCCAGACAATCAGCGGCGTCAGCTTTGAACTCGCTTACAGCCCCGTCAAAAACTACCGCTTCGGCGGAACAGTCGCATACGGAGAATACAGACTGAACCCAGGGGCAGGGGCCATTCTGTCCTCGGTTTCAACGGCAGATGCCAGCCTTGATATCGCACGGGTCAGCGGGTTCGGGGAATACGACACCCGCGACGATACGATCTACCCCACCACCGGGTCGAAGATCACCGGCACGATCACCCGGGGCATGTTCATCGACCTTGGGCGCGATGCCTATACGAAAGCGATTGTTTCAGGGACCCGGTACTGGTCCTGGGGGTCGGCGAGCGTGGTTGCGGCGCGTGCGGTCGCCTGCCAGACCAGCGACGGTGCCCCGTTTTTTGACAGCTGTTCTCTGGGGACCACGGATAATTTCCGGGGCTACGTCTCGACGGAGTTCCTGGATGACGCGCTGATCTCTTTTCAGGCTGAATACCGCGGGCGGCTGACGGGCCGGATAGGCCTCGTTGGCTTTGCCGGAGCCGGTTCCGTCGGCGATGATCTCGGCGATGCTGCCGGCGGAGACTTCAGAGCCGCCGCCGGTGTTGGTCTGCGCATCCGTCTGTCCAAAACCTTTCCGCTGGATTATGCAATTGACCTCGCCACGAACGAACGGGGCGAACAGCTTCTTTACATCAGCGTCGGGCAGCGATTTTAG
- a CDS encoding heparan-alpha-glucosaminide N-acetyltransferase, producing MSESLQNDAGSTGGRLLWLDIARTAALLGMVVFHFFHDLEIFGILPRGTTVTGGWDVFSSLVAGSFLFIAGISFRLAHGGGVRWRSFLRRFVVLCLAAALVSLATFVVFPENFIRFGILHCIALSGVLGLLCLRLPAVVNAGLAIVFMMAPDHLRSDLFNADLLLWTGLATATPPALDYIPVLPWSGLFLAGLAAAQMLRPGRHRPGVALSAPYAKGAAFLAWPGRHSLTIYLLHQPILLGLIWTGVTLVS from the coding sequence TTGTCTGAGTCCCTGCAGAATGACGCCGGCAGCACCGGTGGGAGGCTCTTGTGGCTTGATATCGCGCGAACAGCGGCGCTGCTCGGGATGGTCGTTTTTCATTTTTTCCACGATCTGGAGATCTTCGGGATACTGCCGCGCGGCACCACAGTCACAGGGGGATGGGACGTTTTTTCCAGCCTCGTTGCCGGATCATTCCTTTTTATCGCCGGGATCAGCTTCCGGCTCGCGCATGGCGGTGGCGTAAGGTGGCGCAGCTTTCTGCGACGGTTCGTGGTTCTGTGCCTTGCCGCAGCGCTGGTGTCGCTAGCGACCTTTGTTGTGTTTCCTGAAAACTTCATCAGGTTCGGCATTCTGCACTGCATCGCTTTGTCGGGCGTGCTGGGGCTTTTGTGTCTGCGGCTGCCTGCTGTGGTCAACGCCGGTCTTGCCATCGTCTTTATGATGGCGCCGGACCATCTGCGCTCCGATCTTTTTAATGCGGATCTTCTGCTCTGGACAGGCCTTGCGACGGCGACCCCGCCGGCACTCGATTATATTCCCGTGTTGCCCTGGTCGGGCTTGTTTCTGGCAGGGCTGGCAGCCGCGCAGATGCTGCGACCGGGCAGACACCGGCCAGGTGTCGCGCTTTCTGCACCATATGCGAAAGGGGCGGCTTTTCTTGCCTGGCCGGGCCGGCACAGCCTGACCATTTACCTGTTGCATCAACCGATCCTGCTGGGTCTAATCTGGACAGGTGTGACGCTGGTGTCCTGA
- a CDS encoding type I secretion system permease/ATPase, producing the protein MNLRFYGIIGAVAVFSVFTNALMLTGPLFMLQVYDRVLASRSEETLVALFSLVAGLYLLYALFEYARSRAIARVGAQVQSELAPSVLRALLEQSALKKKPVPGTIQDLDAVRSFLGSPVLLALFDLPWTPLFIAAIFLFHPLLGWLAVAGGGVLVVVALLNQFLTARKTEQGNALTGSAQGFARSITDRSEYVWAQGMQSAVLARFQRAQDEALTQSMGANDWTGSFSSFTKAFRLFLQSAMLALGGWLVLQQQLTPGAMIAGSILLGRALAPIDMAIGQWPMVQRARRGWRDVKILLAERPAPEPTTELPQPEAHLSLRDVTVIFRPGDPAILSQVSLDVKPGGALGVIGRSGSGKSTLARVLAGLLTPVQGEVRLGGASLSHYGPETLGRHVGYLPQDIQLFEASIAENIAQLDLEPDAGRIVAAAQKARVHDIILSLPEGYDTIIGPASTQLSGGQKQRLALARALYRDPVLLILDEPNSALDAEGSNALNEAIAVMKREGRSVIIMTHRPTAIQSCDELLVLERGKVTAYGPRDEIIRSMMTNAERVKKSMKIGAVGE; encoded by the coding sequence ATGAACCTGCGCTTTTACGGAATAATCGGTGCTGTCGCTGTGTTCAGCGTCTTTACCAATGCGCTGATGCTGACAGGGCCGCTGTTTATGCTGCAGGTCTATGACCGTGTGCTTGCGTCCCGGTCAGAAGAAACGCTGGTGGCGCTGTTCTCGCTGGTGGCGGGGCTCTATCTGCTCTACGCGCTTTTCGAGTACGCCCGCAGCCGCGCGATCGCGCGAGTGGGTGCGCAGGTGCAGTCCGAACTTGCACCCTCGGTGCTGCGCGCGCTGCTTGAACAGTCCGCACTTAAAAAGAAACCTGTGCCCGGCACTATTCAGGATCTTGATGCCGTGCGCAGCTTCCTCGGTTCACCTGTTCTGCTGGCGCTTTTTGATCTGCCCTGGACGCCGCTCTTTATTGCGGCGATTTTTCTGTTTCATCCGTTGCTGGGGTGGCTTGCCGTCGCCGGCGGCGGTGTGCTGGTGGTCGTGGCGTTGCTGAACCAGTTTCTGACGGCCCGCAAAACCGAGCAGGGCAATGCGCTGACCGGATCGGCTCAGGGGTTTGCGCGCAGCATTACGGACCGCAGTGAATACGTCTGGGCACAGGGGATGCAGTCGGCTGTGCTGGCCCGCTTTCAGCGTGCGCAGGACGAGGCCCTTACTCAATCCATGGGGGCCAATGACTGGACCGGTTCATTTTCGTCTTTCACCAAAGCGTTCCGCCTGTTTCTGCAATCGGCGATGCTGGCGCTGGGCGGCTGGCTGGTCCTGCAGCAGCAGCTGACACCCGGTGCGATGATCGCAGGCTCGATACTGCTCGGCAGAGCACTCGCGCCGATCGACATGGCGATCGGTCAGTGGCCTATGGTGCAGCGTGCCCGTCGCGGATGGCGGGATGTAAAGATCCTGCTGGCCGAGCGGCCGGCACCTGAACCCACGACCGAACTGCCGCAGCCTGAGGCGCATCTGTCGCTGCGTGATGTGACGGTTATCTTCCGGCCGGGTGATCCGGCGATCCTCAGTCAGGTCAGTCTTGACGTAAAGCCGGGCGGCGCGCTTGGCGTGATCGGTCGCAGCGGGTCGGGCAAAAGTACTCTCGCGCGTGTTCTCGCGGGGCTGCTGACACCGGTGCAGGGAGAGGTCCGCCTCGGCGGTGCCAGCCTGTCACACTACGGGCCTGAAACGCTGGGCCGGCACGTCGGCTATCTGCCCCAGGATATCCAGCTCTTCGAGGCTTCCATCGCGGAGAATATCGCGCAGCTTGATCTCGAACCTGACGCCGGCCGGATCGTGGCCGCCGCACAGAAAGCGCGGGTACACGATATCATCCTGTCGCTGCCGGAAGGCTATGATACGATCATCGGTCCTGCCAGCACGCAGCTTTCCGGTGGGCAGAAACAACGCCTGGCTCTGGCACGTGCGCTGTATCGTGACCCGGTCCTGCTGATCCTTGATGAGCCGAATTCGGCGCTGGATGCTGAAGGCTCGAATGCACTTAACGAAGCTATCGCCGTGATGAAGAGAGAGGGCAGGAGCGTCATCATCATGACCCACCGCCCGACGGCCATTCAGTCCTGCGACGAACTGCTGGTGCTGGAGCGGGGTAAGGTCACGGCCTACGGTCCGCGCGACGAGATCATCAGGTCGATGAT
- a CDS encoding adenylate/guanylate cyclase domain-containing protein, which translates to MGDGSLVEFASVIDAVQCAIDVQEALAGEASDIILRIGIHLGDVIIEGEDVYGTGVNIAARLEGCAYPGGICISSLVFESLSA; encoded by the coding sequence ATGGGCGATGGCAGCCTTGTGGAGTTCGCTTCGGTGATCGACGCAGTGCAATGCGCCATCGATGTCCAGGAGGCTCTTGCCGGGGAAGCGTCAGACATCATCCTGCGCATCGGCATACACCTGGGCGATGTGATCATTGAGGGTGAGGATGTTTACGGCACCGGCGTGAACATCGCAGCGCGGCTTGAAGGCTGTGCGTATCCGGGCGGTATCTGTATTTCTTCCCTCGTTTTCGAGAGCCTGAGCGCGTAG